The genomic stretch GTCATGAACAAAAAACAGTTACTCTTGGATATTAGCAGGAGGATGTAGAATAGAATCATATAAGACTGAACATACCCTCTGAAGAATATTTGTCTGCAGCACAGAGTGCAACACTGGGAACAGAGAACAGACAGGAATATTTGATGAAGTAGCATCAGATATTGTTGATAATGACGGTAAAGGTGAAGGTAGAGGAGCAGCATTATGCTGGCTTATGAACTGCAACCCATATAATGTTTCAATAAATTAGGTGTTATACCAAACACCATAAATGCCCAAGTACAACAGCAATAATCATAAGGCAAATGAGCATTAACAAGTACCCTGCAAACACTAGTTTAAAAATTGAAATTCAAAAACATTTAAGAAAAAGTGCAGCTTTTTAAGTTACCAGTCTATCAAATGTTCTACTTTTCagtcatttttttatttcttcaTTCTTTAACGTCATTAGCACTCATTAATAGGAATGTcatgagtgaaaaagatgataaTGGATTGAGCTATTCGTATGAGTTAGAGTCATTAAATGTTTGATCAAATTCATTTATTTAACTAACTAACAAGCTCAATTTTCTGAGTCAAATTTAAACTCTTGGGTTTGATACACTAGCTTAATCAATTTAGAAAATCATTGGGAGTCAATTAATCAAATCATAAATGATGAGTGAGTCAACCTCAAACTTCATTCTGTTTAGTAACTTAGGCTCAATCTTTAAACTATTACAAGTAGGGTTGTTAAAAAAAAAACATGAACCGAATTGAACCGCCCAAACCAAACCGAATTGAGGTTAAAATAACCGAACTGTTATGTTTGGTAAGTGAACCGAGCCATATTGCATTAACAGTTCTAGAACCGAACCATATGCTAAGTAAACCGAACCGAAACTGAAAATGAAAAATCCTAAAAACaagtttaaattttttttaaaaaaaattcgAAAAATAGTTTAACGGTTCGGTTCTTTAACAAATTGTTCGGTTTGGGAAAAATTGTCTTCTAACGGCATTTCAAAACGGAAAAATAGTCTTCGGTATTTTAAAACGGTTTACCAAACCAATAATTTTGGTTCGGTTCGGTTCTTAGTAAATTAAAACGGTTGGTTTGGTACAAGTGGATTTTTAGCATGGTTTGGTTCATTTCGGTTCGGTTTTCTCATTGAACTGTACCATGAACAGCCCTAATTACAAGTTTAACCAACTGAGTTAAGGTTTAGCATACTTTGTTTTTCACAAGCAATCATATACTTCAAATTCAAAGGGTTGACTTTTTTTTAGTGAATGTTTGGAATAAGTGAATTTCATAAAATCACTGTGGCACTGTGATTTTGTTGAACTTTCAAAGTATAGATTTGGTGGCACATCATGATTCTATCAAACTAACAGCCAAATTAGACATGCACATAATAGACTTGCACTTCGGACGGTGAGAACTGGTTTTTTGTGTGTATCCTCCATAAATTGCATGTGAAGTCAGAAACTTGTGTGCCTCTTACTATTATTAAGATACACTCAACATATCTTTGAAATCTATGTGCAAGAAAAAAATACAAATTGGGCATCAAAAGCTTAGCTTAGAGCAGAAGATATATTTTTGGGGGTTTCCCCCATCTAAAGACGAATAGGTGGCAGTGATGCAAACCTCTAAACAACCAACCTGCATGCTGTGACTCTTCTGCAGTACAGGAGAAGGGGTCACCTGAAAGAAACCTTACCATTCAGTCTCCAAGAAACGTGAATTATCAGTGAAAGTTTTCTTACCTTTTCCGGGTCAACGTTCTCAGATGTAACCTTAAAACGTCCTCTCTGTTGAACAACCGGTACCTTTGCTTTATCATCAGTGTCATCAGAATTAGCTGCTACAGAAGTGATTATTAGTTAGAAAGAAATGCAGGAGTGAATAGTGATGCTTGAGGACTTCAAGAGCACAAAATTTGTGCTCCACCCCTGAAATTGAAAACAAGGCATACCATTAGACAAAGTGGTAATATGAGCAGGTACCTGATGATTTTGAGACTTTAGAAGGAAGTTCAGTCAGCACATCTTCTCCGTTCTGATGGACTGAATTTGAATTGGCATTTGAGACAGGCAGAATTGGTAGCTTCTCACTGTCATTTATATTGCTAAATATTAAAGCTGATGATAGATTAGAGAAGTGTTTGATTTCCTTAATAAATGTTTGTAATATTAAACATAATGGTTTGTGTTAATTTAAAAATGattgtaaaataaaataaaagttgaGGTATTATAGTAGCTGTCTATACAAAAGTAGCTTTGAATATAACCATATTGCAGAAATGTCTATTTTGTTAGCTTagatatatttttaaaattttgatgCATTTATGAATTGTGATGGAATCACATATATTAATAATCAAAATGTGGTGTGAAACGTGAATGATTGAAACGCATCACGGTTTTTGAAATATTCTCTATCTTCTTAACACTAATGGAAAATAAGAGCATCTATACAGCCaaattggagttggtttattcCTTTTGTTTGGGCCCATGTTTTTATTGGGGTGACAAAACCACAGGAGGTGTTAAATATTAACTTATAGTAACTATGAAGCTTTGTGAAATAAATATTAACAGattatttaattcaaaattaaattaaattaacTCGAAGCATAATTTAAGTATTCACCATTCTGCTCGAATAGGTGGAAGAGTAACTTCCGGTAATATGCTTGATGAACATCTTCTATGATGAGAATGGACAGCCACGCTTCCACCATTCTCTGCATCACATTTTTCACCTAAACTATGGCCCACATGATCATCTGGCCCGGAAGAAGTTTGTCGTTCGTGGCTTGAACTGGTGATACTGGAGTCATCATCACATTTTTCAATCTTAGTCCTGGAAATGGCAAGATAAAAAAACATTGATCCATGATGTATTAACAAAAGTTCTATTTCTACCTGTAAAGACAGAGAGGTAAAAAAGCATTGATCCAGAATTAGTACATAATGTAAAAGTTGTGGAGTTTAGGTATTTCAAAAGTATAACAATAACAATTTGACATCAGACACGTGTTAGAGACATACTTGTCATCATTTACTGTGGAATCAACTACAGGAACAGAAGCTAACTGATTATGCATTTCATCAATTTCCTCCTATAAAGAATTAGTCATTAGTACAAAATTAGcaatgaaaaataagaaaaaggAAATAAAGAAGGAAAATTAAGCTATATTTTTAGAAATATATGTTGGAAATATAATCTTAATACTATTATACACAGAGAATTTGTAAATACCATACCAAGTCAGCAGTTTGACGAGTTTGCTGTTGCTTATCTTGTCCGTCAAGAGTTGATAATGAAGATGAACTTGCCGCATGACTGATATCTGATATAGCATCATCAAAATCGTTgatctaaaataaataaaagctATAATTAGAACTTTTTAACTAGAGGAGTGAGTCAAAAGTGTAATATTGGACATGAGTGTACCAAGGAAGCCTGGGTCTTCATATCTTCAAGATTAAAGTTCCAACCACTAATGCCTCGTTTGTATTCACTCTAGGGGATTAAACACATCATAACAATGTTATAAGCTTCCAATCAAATCGGTATCAATGAGAAAATAGCcataaaaaaaacataataatCAAACTCATTTATTGTACTTCATTGTGTACAGCATacacacacacgcgcgcgcgAACAGACACAAACAAAGACATTTTTCGACTCTGCTCGGGTTTGCCTGCACTCTGGTTTGACCAACAACAACTAGGTATAACACTAGAAGTTCTATAACTATAGGTAGAATTTTAAAAAAGGTGTATTATCTTATGGGACATGTTGAGTTCAAATACGTAAATGGGGAAGCCATACAATACTAAGACATTGTATTTTGGTACCTGTGATAATTCCTCCATCTGCCCATCAGGCATTTTCTTTTGTGCAAGCATGTCTTCTTCTTTTCTCTGTGACAGAAAAGTCACCTcaaataaatattataaaaagGAGTATATCATAACAGGGGTGGAAAGGAGGAAAAATAAATATAGAAGATATGTTGAATTAAAGTGGAAGCAACCTTTAGGATCTCCATGCGAGCACCCAAAGCAGGCAACCCCTCCAAAAGTGTGCGTGAAATATAATCATTTGAGCGTGCTTGCTTAAAGAATGAATGCTTTAACAACCTGTTAGCAGATGGTCGTTTTGAAGGATCTTTTACCAAACAACAAGCAATCATCTGCTTAAACGACTggaaagaaataaaaaataaaaatattagCTGGAAAAAGTCATAGAGGAGTTGAATTTGCTTGCAAGCAACCAGTAAAAAAAAGTGGAATCAAACTGAGGTGAGCTGACCTTAGAGAATTTCCTATCACTTTCGTAGTCAAGGCCGGGGGGTGCATTTTGCAAAGTCATAAGCAATACCTGGAAAGTTCAATTATGAAATTAAACTAAACAAAAATGAGATAAAATATTATGTACTTTCTGCAAATAACTTTATACATGCACACACACCTTCAAAGGTGGATATTTTGAAAAAGGAGCATGACCGTGGGCAAGCTCCAATGCAGTTATGCCAAATGACCAAATGTCAGCTCTGGAAGATTAGTTTTGAAGTAAATTAATATTAGCATTGTCAATAAGCCAGGGTAATGAAACAAAATGTTAGAATGAGGGTTGCAATGCAACACAAGGACACAATCATTGATATTATTGCAGAAAATTCTAGCTAGTTAAATAAAAAATGTACAGTTACAATTTTAATAAATTACTAAAAATTGTAGTCAAATAACAATAAAAATCATGCACTGGTGAACCAGGATCATTAATGTTGCAGAAAATTGTAACTTTGCAATCACCATCATTTATATATAGTAGAAAATTATGATGACCAATTAATAATGATTGAAAATCCTTAATTATGGTATAAAATTGTCATCAAATATCTATGGTGCGTTAAGAGAGAAAGAACATACTTGAAGTTATAACCATGCAATTGCTCCATAACCTCAGGTGCCATCCAACAAGGAGTTCCAACAAAAGTATTTCTCGACCGTTGCCTATCACCGGAATCAAAAAGACAAGCCGACACACCGAAATCCCCAAGCTTAACGGCACCGCGAGAATCAATCAAAACATTACCAGCCTTAACATCACGATGAATATGACCATGATGATGAAGATACTCTAAACCCTTCAAGACCTCCCTAAGCACGGTTGCAATAACAAGCTCTTCAAATCCCTCAGGATGTGCAGCTTTCAATATATGAAGACACGAACCACCGGCCATAAACGGCATCACAACCCATAGATTGTGATCGCTCACGAATGAACAGTGTGATTTCAATACATTAGGATGGTCCACTAGTACCATTGTTTGCGCTTCACGAGATATATTATTCTGCATTCATTCATCCGTTATTCCATTAATTAATAACTATCCGATTAATTAATCATTAATCATTCATCATTAACCACTAATCATCAGAAATTAAGAAATTAAGAAATCGTATTAATAATTTTTCTAAATTGCGTTCTCGAAGTGCATGCAATTACGGAAGGTTTTAGAGATTTCCAAAACAAATTTAGAACGGTAATTGAAAGGTGCATGTAATGCATTTGTGATGATTGATTACCAGATCGCAGTTGTCACGTTCGAAGTCGAGAATTTTGATGGCGACGATCTCGTTGAAAGGAACACAAATAGCACGATGAACGGAAGCACTAACGCCTTGTCCAATCTCTTCGTGGAGAACGTAATGTTCGGCGCCAATAGGATATTTTCTCTTCTCGGTTTCCTTTTCCTTGTCTCTGTCTTTATCTTTATCCTTCATGTTGATCGATGATCAAAAGTACTCACGGAGGTGGTGGCAGTTACGGTGGCCGGAGAATGGTGATGCGATGAGGatgaagaagaaaagaaaaacaaaaagagTGACGATGGAgtaatgaatgaatgaatgaatgaaaaaggaaaaaaaaaataGGAATCGTTAGTGATACGTAATGATATAATTGAATGTATTTGGGTAATTCCGCAGATTTCTCGTGAAATCAAACAATCAATATTATTTTTATTGtgatttgttttctttttctttttctttttcttttttaattttgattattataattattattatgAGTTTCATCGGGCTTTATTGGATGTCCGCAAACAGGGGAGTGTTCTGTTTTGCCATCACCCGCCACCCCTCCTCTCTTTTTAAGCAACAAACTTTGTTACGTATCttatatttataataaaatataaaaaatatatataaaaaaaagtaATTTTATAATGTCATACATCCCATCCCGTCATATTATATTAATATTAGTTAAATATATGTAATTTGATTAATAAATTATTGaaataatattaaaatacaatTTCACTGATAAAAAATTCTTTAAAATATTTGTTTTTTGCTCattaaaattaatcaaaaaattattttctcattactattaaaatatttttaatttatttataagTGAAGCATACTTTTTTTCATATTTGGGTTCATGGTATAGTTTTTATATTTACCTCAATTGCACATATTTCTATAactattatttttaattatataaattttaattaataacATACATTATAATATAACAAACTAAAATAACACTTTTTCTATTTTTCGATTGATAATTTACTTTTATCCACATAATTCTATATCTTTTCAACAATTACACAAAAAAATGTAATATAATAAAAATGGTACaaaatataaaatttatattttattataaatataaCATTTAATACTATTA from Lathyrus oleraceus cultivar Zhongwan6 chromosome 7, CAAS_Psat_ZW6_1.0, whole genome shotgun sequence encodes the following:
- the LOC127103347 gene encoding serine/threonine-protein kinase BLUS1 isoform X5, which produces MKDKDKDRDKEKETEKRKYPIGAEHYVLHEEIGQGVSASVHRAICVPFNEIVAIKILDFERDNCDLNNISREAQTMVLVDHPNVLKSHCSFVSDHNLWVVMPFMAGGSCLHILKAAHPEGFEELVIATVLREVLKGLEYLHHHGHIHRDVKAGNVLIDSRGAVKLGDFGVSACLFDSGDRQRSRNTFVGTPCWMAPEVMEQLHGYNFKADIWSFGITALELAHGHAPFSKYPPLKVLLMTLQNAPPGLDYESDRKFSKSFKQMIACCLVKDPSKRPSANRLLKHSFFKQARSNDYISRTLLEGLPALGARMEILKRKEEDMLAQKKMPDGQMEELSQSEYKRGISGWNFNLEDMKTQASLINDFDDAISDISHAASSSSLSTLDGQDKQQQTRQTADLEEIDEMHNQLASVPVVDSTVNDDKTKIEKCDDDSSITSSSHERQTSSGPDDHVGHSLGEKCDAENGGSVAVHSHHRRCSSSILPEVTLPPIRAECEKLPILPVSNANSNSVHQNGEDVLTELPSKVSKSSANSDDTDDKAKVPVVQQRGRFKVTSENVDPEKVTPSPVLQKSHSMQVGCLEFISQHNAAPLPSPLPSLSTISDATSSNIPVCSLFPVLHSVLQTNILQRETILTLMRQITAGESPADTPAHIATMEKSLLESSHEREKELLNEITDLQWRLICTQEELQKLKTDNAQV
- the LOC127103347 gene encoding serine/threonine-protein kinase BLUS1 isoform X8 gives rise to the protein MKDKDKDRDKEKETEKRKYPIGAEHYVLHEEIGQGVSASVHRAICVPFNEIVAIKILDFERDNCDLNNISREAQTMVLVDHPNVLKSHCSFVSDHNLWVVMPFMAGGSCLHILKAAHPEGFEELVIATVLREVLKGLEYLHHHGHIHRDVKAGNVLIDSRGAVKLGDFGVSACLFDSGDRQRSRNTFVGTPCWMAPEVMEQLHGYNFKADIWSFGITALELAHGHAPFSKYPPLKVLLMTLQNAPPGLDYESDRKFSKSFKQMIACCLVKDPSKRPSANRLLKHSFFKQARSNDYISRTLLEGLPALGARMEILKRKEEDMLAQKKMPDGQMEELSQSEYKRGISGWNFNLEDMKTQASLINDFDDAISDISHAASSSSLSTLDGQDKQQQTRQTADLEEIDEMHNQLASVPVVDSTVNDDKTKIEKCDDDSSITSSSHERQTSSGPDDHVGHSLGEKCDAENGGSVAVHSHHRRCSSSILPEVTLPPIRAECNINDSEKLPILPVSNANSNSVHQNGEDVLTELPSKVSKSSANSDDTDDKAKVPVVQQRGRFKVTSENVDPEKFISQHNAAPLPSPLPSLSTISDATSSNIPVCSLFPVLHSVLQTNILQRETILTLMRQITAGESPADTPAHIATMEKSLLESSHEREKELLNEITDLQWRLICTQEELQKLKTDNAQV
- the LOC127103347 gene encoding serine/threonine-protein kinase BLUS1 isoform X2, which gives rise to MKDKDKDRDKEKETEKRKYPIGAEHYVLHEEIGQGVSASVHRAICVPFNEIVAIKILDFERDNCDLNNISREAQTMVLVDHPNVLKSHCSFVSDHNLWVVMPFMAGGSCLHILKAAHPEGFEELVIATVLREVLKGLEYLHHHGHIHRDVKAGNVLIDSRGAVKLGDFGVSACLFDSGDRQRSRNTFVGTPCWMAPEVMEQLHGYNFKADIWSFGITALELAHGHAPFSKYPPLKVLLMTLQNAPPGLDYESDRKFSKSFKQMIACCLVKDPSKRPSANRLLKHSFFKQARSNDYISRTLLEGLPALGARMEILKRKEEDMLAQKKMPDGQMEELSQSEYKRGISGWNFNLEDMKTQASLINDFDDAISDISHAASSSSLSTLDGQDKQQQTRQTADLEEIDEMHNQLASVPVVDSTVNDDKTKIEKCDDDSSITSSSHERQTSSGPDDHVGHSLGEKCDAENGGSVAVHSHHRRCSSSILPEVTLPPIRAECNINDSEKLPILPVSNANSNSVHQNGEDVLTELPSKVSKSSANSDDTDDKAKVPVVQQRGRFKVTSENVDPEKVTPSPVLQKSHSMQVGCLEFISQHNAAPLPSPLPSLSTISDATSSNIPVCSLFPVLHSVLQTNILQRETILTLMRQITAGESPADTPAHIATMEKSLLESSHEREKELLNEITDLQWRLICTQEELQKLKTDNAQV
- the LOC127103347 gene encoding serine/threonine-protein kinase BLUS1 isoform X6 translates to MKDKDKDRDKEKETEKRKYPIGAEHYVLHEEIGQGVSASVHRAICVPFNEIVAIKILDFERDNCDLNNISREAQTMVLVDHPNVLKSHCSFVSDHNLWVVMPFMAGGSCLHILKAAHPEGFEELVIATVLREVLKGLEYLHHHGHIHRDVKAGNVLIDSRGAVKLGDFGVSACLFDSGDRQRSRNTFVGTPCWMAPEVMEQLHGYNFKADIWSFGITALELAHGHAPFSKYPPLKVLLMTLQNAPPGLDYESDRKFSKSFKQMIACCLVKDPSKRPSANRLLKHSFFKQARSNDYISRTLLEGLPALGARMEILKRKEEDMLAQKKMPDGQMEELSQSEYKRGISGWNFNLEDMKTQASLINDFDDAISDISHAASSSSLSTLDGQDKQQQTRQTADLEEIDEMHNQLASVPVVDSTVNDDKTKIEKCDDDSSITSSSHERQTSSGPDDHVGHSLGEKCDAENGGSVAVHSHHRRCSSSILPEVTLPPIRAECNINDSEKLPILPVSNANSNSVHQNGEDVLTELPSKVSKSSANSDDTDDKAKVPVVQQRGRFKVTSENVDPEKVTPSPVLQKSHSMQFISQHNAAPLPSPLPSLSTISDATSSNIPVCSLFPVLHSVLQTNILQRETILTLMRQITAGESPADTPAHIATMEKSLLESSHEREKELLNEITDLQWRLICTQEELQKLKTDNAQV
- the LOC127103347 gene encoding serine/threonine-protein kinase BLUS1 isoform X9, whose product is MKDKDKDRDKEKETEKRKYPIGAEHYVLHEEIGQGVSASVHRAICVPFNEIVAIKILDFERDNCDLNNISREAQTMVLVDHPNVLKSHCSFVSDHNLWVVMPFMAGGSCLHILKAAHPEGFEELVIATVLREVLKGLEYLHHHGHIHRDVKAGNVLIDSRGAVKLGDFGVSACLFDSGDRQRSRNTFVGTPCWMAPEVMEQLHGYNFKADIWSFGITALELAHGHAPFSKYPPLKVLLMTLQNAPPGLDYESDRKFSKSFKQMIACCLVKDPSKRPSANRLLKHSFFKQARSNDYISRTLLEGLPALGARMEILKRKEEDMLAQKKMPDGQMEELSQSEYKRGISGWNFNLEDMKTQASLINDFDDAISDISHAASSSSLSTLDGQDKQQQTRQTADLEEIDEMHNQLASVPVVDSTVNDDKTKIEKCDDDSSITSSSHERQTSSGPDDHVGHSLGEKCDAENGGSVAVHSHHRRCSSSILPEVTLPPIRAECNINDSEKLPILPVSNANSNSVHQNGEDVLTELPSKVSKSSAANSDDTDDKAKVPVVQQRGRFKVTSENVDPEKVTPSPVLQKSHSMQVGCLEFISQHNAAPLPSPLPSLSTISDATSSNIPVCSLFPVLHSVLQTNILQRETILTLMRQITAVLVCQRCS
- the LOC127103347 gene encoding serine/threonine-protein kinase BLUS1 isoform X3; this translates as MKDKDKDRDKEKETEKRKYPIGAEHYVLHEEIGQGVSASVHRAICVPFNEIVAIKILDFERDNCDLNNISREAQTMVLVDHPNVLKSHCSFVSDHNLWVVMPFMAGGSCLHILKAAHPEGFEELVIATVLREVLKGLEYLHHHGHIHRDVKAGNVLIDSRGAVKLGDFGVSACLFDSGDRQRSRNTFVGTPCWMAPEVMEQLHGYNFKADIWSFGITALELAHGHAPFSKYPPLKVLLMTLQNAPPGLDYESDRKFSKSFKQMIACCLVKDPSKRPSANRLLKHSFFKQARSNDYISRTLLEGLPALGARMEILKRKEEDMLAQKKMPDGQMEELSQSEYKRGISGWNFNLEDMKTQASLINDFDDAISDISHAASSSSLSTLDGQDKQQQTRQTADLEEIDEMHNQLASVPVVDSTVNDDKTKIEKCDDDSSITSSSHERQTSSGPDDHVGHSLGEKCDAENGGSVAVHSHHRRCSSSILPEVTLPPIRAECNINDSEKLPILPVSNANSNSVHQNGEDVLTELPSKVSKSSAANSDDTDDKAKVPVVQQRGRFKVTSENVDPEKVTPSPVLQKSHSMQFISQHNAAPLPSPLPSLSTISDATSSNIPVCSLFPVLHSVLQTNILQRETILTLMRQITAGESPADTPAHIATMEKSLLESSHEREKELLNEITDLQWRLICTQEELQKLKTDNAQV
- the LOC127103347 gene encoding serine/threonine-protein kinase BLUS1 isoform X4 → MKDKDKDRDKEKETEKRKYPIGAEHYVLHEEIGQGVSASVHRAICVPFNEIVAIKILDFERDNCDLNNISREAQTMVLVDHPNVLKSHCSFVSDHNLWVVMPFMAGGSCLHILKAAHPEGFEELVIATVLREVLKGLEYLHHHGHIHRDVKAGNVLIDSRGAVKLGDFGVSACLFDSGDRQRSRNTFVGTPCWMAPEVMEQLHGYNFKADIWSFGITALELAHGHAPFSKYPPLKVLLMTLQNAPPGLDYESDRKFSKSFKQMIACCLVKDPSKRPSANRLLKHSFFKQARSNDYISRTLLEGLPALGARMEILKRKEEDMLAQKKMPDGQMEELSQSEYKRGISGWNFNLEDMKTQASLINDFDDAISDISHAASSSSLSTLDGQDKQQQTRQTADLEEIDEMHNQLASVPVVDSTVNDDKTKIEKCDDDSSITSSSHERQTSSGPDDHVGHSLGEKCDAENGGSVAVHSHHRRCSSSILPEVTLPPIRAECEKLPILPVSNANSNSVHQNGEDVLTELPSKVSKSSAANSDDTDDKAKVPVVQQRGRFKVTSENVDPEKVTPSPVLQKSHSMQVGCLEFISQHNAAPLPSPLPSLSTISDATSSNIPVCSLFPVLHSVLQTNILQRETILTLMRQITAGESPADTPAHIATMEKSLLESSHEREKELLNEITDLQWRLICTQEELQKLKTDNAQV
- the LOC127103347 gene encoding serine/threonine-protein kinase BLUS1 isoform X7, which translates into the protein MKDKDKDRDKEKETEKRKYPIGAEHYVLHEEIGQGVSASVHRAICVPFNEIVAIKILDFERDNCDLNNISREAQTMVLVDHPNVLKSHCSFVSDHNLWVVMPFMAGGSCLHILKAAHPEGFEELVIATVLREVLKGLEYLHHHGHIHRDVKAGNVLIDSRGAVKLGDFGVSACLFDSGDRQRSRNTFVGTPCWMAPEVMEQLHGYNFKADIWSFGITALELAHGHAPFSKYPPLKVLLMTLQNAPPGLDYESDRKFSKSFKQMIACCLVKDPSKRPSANRLLKHSFFKQARSNDYISRTLLEGLPALGARMEILKRKEEDMLAQKKMPDGQMEELSQSEYKRGISGWNFNLEDMKTQASLINDFDDAISDISHAASSSSLSTLDGQDKQQQTRQTADLEEIDEMHNQLASVPVVDSTVNDDKTKIEKCDDDSSITSSSHERQTSSGPDDHVGHSLGEKCDAENGGSVAVHSHHRRCSSSILPEVTLPPIRAECNINDSEKLPILPVSNANSNSVHQNGEDVLTELPSKVSKSSAANSDDTDDKAKVPVVQQRGRFKVTSENVDPEKFISQHNAAPLPSPLPSLSTISDATSSNIPVCSLFPVLHSVLQTNILQRETILTLMRQITAGESPADTPAHIATMEKSLLESSHEREKELLNEITDLQWRLICTQEELQKLKTDNAQV
- the LOC127103347 gene encoding serine/threonine-protein kinase BLUS1 isoform X1 → MKDKDKDRDKEKETEKRKYPIGAEHYVLHEEIGQGVSASVHRAICVPFNEIVAIKILDFERDNCDLNNISREAQTMVLVDHPNVLKSHCSFVSDHNLWVVMPFMAGGSCLHILKAAHPEGFEELVIATVLREVLKGLEYLHHHGHIHRDVKAGNVLIDSRGAVKLGDFGVSACLFDSGDRQRSRNTFVGTPCWMAPEVMEQLHGYNFKADIWSFGITALELAHGHAPFSKYPPLKVLLMTLQNAPPGLDYESDRKFSKSFKQMIACCLVKDPSKRPSANRLLKHSFFKQARSNDYISRTLLEGLPALGARMEILKRKEEDMLAQKKMPDGQMEELSQSEYKRGISGWNFNLEDMKTQASLINDFDDAISDISHAASSSSLSTLDGQDKQQQTRQTADLEEIDEMHNQLASVPVVDSTVNDDKTKIEKCDDDSSITSSSHERQTSSGPDDHVGHSLGEKCDAENGGSVAVHSHHRRCSSSILPEVTLPPIRAECNINDSEKLPILPVSNANSNSVHQNGEDVLTELPSKVSKSSAANSDDTDDKAKVPVVQQRGRFKVTSENVDPEKVTPSPVLQKSHSMQVGCLEFISQHNAAPLPSPLPSLSTISDATSSNIPVCSLFPVLHSVLQTNILQRETILTLMRQITAGESPADTPAHIATMEKSLLESSHEREKELLNEITDLQWRLICTQEELQKLKTDNAQV